GTGGCCTTCGGGCTGGCGGCAGTGGCCATCGGGTCCGACACGGGCGGTTCGGTGCGTATTCCTGCGGCGTGGAATGATCTGGTCGGTTTGAAAACCACGCATGGGCGGCTGACGTTGCAAGGCGTGGTGCCGCTTGCGCCGAAATTCGACACCGCCGGCCCGCTGGCCCGCAGTGTCGAGGATTGCGCGCTGGTTCTTGCCGCGATGGAACACCGCCCCGCACCCGATTTGCGCGGCGCCAGCCTGTCGGGGCGGCGGTTTCTGGTGCTGGATGGTGCGCCATTCGACGGTATTCGTGATATGCCTGCGCAAGCCTTTGAAGCGGCGGTTGATACGCTGGCCCGCGCGGGTGCCCAGATTACGCGCACATCATTGCCCTGTGTCAGCGATGCCTTGGCGCTGTCTGCGATCATTTACACGCCGGAATGTTACGCTGTCTGGCGCGACCAGATCGAAGCGGCGCCCGAAGTTATGTTCGCGCCGGTGCTGGAGCGTTTCCGGTCCGGTCGGGACCATTTGGCCAGTGACTATATTGCGGCATGGGACGCGTTGTCGCGCCACCGCGCGACATATCTGGCGCAAACTGCCGGATATGATGCGGTGCTGTTGCCAACCGCGCCCAATATGCCGCCCAACGCGCAGCGCCTGATGGATGATCATGCCTATTTCACCACTGAAAACCTGCTGACACTGCGCAACACGCGCATTGGCAATATGCTGGGGCTGTGCGCGCTGACACTGCCCACGGGTGTGCCGTCTGCTGGCATAAGCCTGATGTGCCCGCCCATGGCGGATGATCGCCTGTTGCGCCTTGGGGCGGCGGCAGAAACAGCGCTGGCAGCGGCGTAGCAGGCGCGCAAGGATTTTGCCTGATCTGACGATGCGACGGACCGCACCCAACCCATAGCGGGTAATGCCATTGCTTGCCGCCATATATAGTGGTGCCGCTATGTGATCTACGAAAATGCCACAATTTCGCGGGGTTATTGGCAAAACTTCAGTCGTTTTTCTGGACGGGGCGGCCCCTGCGCGTTATCCTGCACCCAATAATGGGGCAAAAGACCCCGAGCAGTCGAGGCAGTCCATGGCATACCCAGAGCGGTTTTCGAACCTGCCTGAATACGCATTCCCGCGCCTGCGCGCGCTTTTGGATCATCACCAACCCGGTGGTGCCCCTGTCGCCATGACAATTGGCGAGCCGCGCCATGAAATGCCGCCCTTTCTGGCGGATGTGTTGAATGCGAATATCGGCGGATTTGCGAAATATCCTGCAAATGAGGGTATTTCCCCCCTGTTGCAGTCCATTCAAGGCTGGATTTCAAGGCGTTACGGCGTGTCCTTGATGCCGGAAAACCTGATGGTTCTGAATGGCACGCGCGAAGGGTTGTTCAACGCGGCGCTTGCCCTGTGCCCTGAACGCAAGAACGGGCAAACCCCTGTCATCCTGACGCCCAATCCGTTTTATCAGGTTTATGCGGTCGCGGCCCTTGCTGTGGGCGCAGATCCGCGTTTCGTTGCGGCAACCGAGGGCACCGGCCATTTGCCCGATTACGCAAGCCTGCCCGCCGATGTGCTGGACCGCGTGGCGATTGCGTATGTCTGCTCGCCCGCCAACCCGCAGGGGTCGGTTGCGGATGCTGCCTATTGGCGCGCGCTGATCGCGCTGGCCGAAAAGCACGATTTCCGCATTTTCGCCGATGAATGCTATTCCGAGATTTACCGTGACACCCCGCCCCCCGGCGTGCTGGAAATTGCCGCCGAAATGGGTGCGGATAGCGAACGTGTGTTGTCGTTTCATTCGCTGTCGAAACGGTCGAACCTGCCGGGGTTGCGGTCGGGTTTTGTGGCGGGGGGCGTGGAATGTATACGCCGTATCCGGCAGTTGCGCGCCTATAGCGGCGCACCGCTGCCCGAACCCTTGCAACATGTCGCCGCCGCCGCTTGGGCGGATGAGGCGCATGTGGACCGGTCGCGGGCGCTGTATCAGCAGAAATATGCACTTGCAGATCGTATTTTCGGCAATGTGCCCGGATATGCGGGGCCAGCGGGCGGGTTTTTCCTGTGGCTGCCGGTGGATGATGGCGAAGCGGCCGCACTGAAGCTGTGGACCGAAACCGGCATCAGGGTGTTGCCCGGTGCTTATCTGTCACGCGACGTGGACGGGTTTAACCCCGGTCACGGGTTCGTCCGCGTGGCGATGGTGAACTTGATTGATGAAATGCAGGACGCGCTGATCCGGTTGCGCGCCTGTTTGTATAGTTAAACCCAAAGGGCGCGTCAGATGGCATCTTACAATATTGACAAGCGCGATCCGCTTCTGGACAGCAGATTGCAGGCGATTTTGCAAAAGCGCGGGCGTGAACTGGCTGGTCTTGGGCTGGGGGTGCTGGCTTTTGTCTTTGCGCTGATGCTTGGGTCATATTCGCCGGCCGATCCGGGCTGGATGGTGACCAGTGATGCGCCTGTGCAAAATTCGCTGGGGCGGATCGGTGCGGCGATTGCGTCCCCGCTTATGGTTATCGCTGGCATTGCGTCTTGGGGGATTGTTCTGTTTCTGGGTGGCTGGGGCCTGCGGTTGGTTCTGGGGCGCGGCCATGAGGCTGTTCTGGGGCGCGGCGTTTTCCTGCCGCTGGCGATTGCAGTAACATCCATCTGGTGTGCCAGTTTTGTGCCTGCGGCGCAGTGGGACATGTTGTATGGAATGGGCGGCGTGTTCGGTGATACAGTTCTTGGCGCTGTGGTGAATGCATTGCCCATGTCGCCCGCGGCTGGCGTGGGCTTCATGTCGCTGTCGATGCTGTTTGCCTGCCTGATGGTCTGGGGTTTCGTGATGGGTGTCAGCCGACACGAGGCGCTGAGCTTCGCGCGCTTCCTGCTGACAGGTGTGATTTTGACCTATGCAGGCGCAATGGTGCTGCTGCGCGGCGGTATTTCGGGCGGGCTGCGTGGTGCGCAGGCGGCCAGCGGGGCCGTGGCGCGTAAAGTGCAGAACCATCAGCAAGCGCGCGCCGAACATAACGCATATCGCGCGCAACCCGCGCAAGCCGCATATCATGACCGCGAGCCGGTGGTTCACCGCGCGCATGCCGCGCATGAACCGGTTCTGACGCGTCGCAATGCGCCCGTTATTCGCCCTGCGGCGTATTCCAACGATGACTGGCATCAGCACGACGATGCGGTTCTGATAGATCCGCTGGTTGCCGATATGCCGCCCCCTGCGCCACAGCACCCGCGCGCACACTATAACGAGCCGCCCGCAGAAGAGCCGCGTGGCGGCATTCTGTCCAAACTGAAATCCCTAAGCATGCGCGGCGCGGAACCTGCCCCCATGCCGGAACCCGAACTGGTTGAGCGGCAACCCCACAGCGCGGCCATGTCGGCGCAAGCGCCCGCTGCCGACCGGATCAGCAGCCGTATTGCCGATGCGGTGCGCCACCGCAGGCATGCAAAACCCGTGCAGGTATTCAACCCCAACCTGCGCCCGCCACCTGTGACAGCAGGCCAGCGCATGGTTCAGGAACCGCCCCTACAGGCCCCGGCGCGGTCGCCCCATCACGTTCAGGCACCGCAACCCGTGCCAGCGCAACCGCCATTGGCTTCAGCCACGCTGACGGCACAGATGGCGGCACCGGCGATGGGCAATGTCCCTATGCCTGATTGGATGATGGCCGCCCAGCCCGCAACGCCCGCCCCCGCCCCGATGGATGAGTATGCAACCCCGCAACCATCTGCACCGATGTCGCAGGAACCCGCGATGACTGTGCGGCCCGGTCAGGTTTTGCAGCGCCGTGTTGTGGCAACTGCGCCGGTCAAGCCGCAAACCTCGCGTCAGGCCCGCGCCGAGGCTGAACCGACATTCCCCTTCGACACGCGTGAAACAGTGACCTATGAACTGCCGCCGCTGTCGCTGCTGGAAAGCCCCGGCAATGTTCAGCGCTATTCCCTGAGTGATGAAGCGCTGGAAGAAAACGCGCGGATGCTGGAATCGGTTCTGGATGATTACGGCGTGCGTGGCGAAATTGTCAGCGTGCGCCCCGGCCCTGTTGTGACGCAATATGAACTGGAACCTGCGCCGGGGCTGAAGGCCAGCCGCGTCATTGGTCTGGCTGATGACATTGCGCGGTCGATGTCGGCGTTGTCGGCGCGGGTGTCCACCGTTCCGGGGCGGTCCATCATCGGGATTGAATTGCCCAATGCGCACCGCGAAAAGGTGGTCTTGCGCGAAATCCTGTCCGCGCGCGATTTTGGCGACACCCAGATGCGCCTGCCATTGGCGCTGGGCAAGGGGATTGACGGCGAACCCATCGTCGCCAATCTGGCCAAGATGCCGCATTTGCTGATTGCGGGGACCACGGGTTCGGGCAAATCGGTGGCCATCAACACGATGATCCTGTCGCTGCTGTATCGTCTGACGCCGGATGAATGCCGCATGATCATGATTGACCCCAAAATGCTGGAACTGTCCGTCTATGACGGCATTCCGCATCTGTTGTCGCCTGTTGTCACCGACCCCAAGAAAGCCGTGGTCGCGCTGAAATGGGTCGTGGGCGAGATGGAAGAGCGCTATCGCAAAATGTCCAAGATGGGCGTGCGCAATATCGAAGGGTTCAATGGCCGCGTGCGCGAAGCGCTGGAGCGTGGCGAGATGTTCAAGCGCACCATCCAGACGGGGTTTGACGATGACACCGGTGACCCTGTGTTCGAGACGGAAGAATTCGCGCCCGAATTGTTGCCCTATATCGTAGTTGTTGTGGACGAGATGGCAGACCTGATGATGGTTGCGGGCAAGGAGATCGAGGCCTGCATCCAGCGCCTTGCGCAGATGGCGCGTGCATCGGGTATTCACCTGATCATGGCCACGCAGCGCCCGTCGGTCGATGTGATCACCGGCACCATCAAGGCAAACTTCCCCACGCGGATTTCGTTTCAGGTGACCAGCAAGATCGATTCGCGCACCATTCTGGGCGAACAGGGGGCGGAGCAACTGCTGGGCATGGGCGACATGCTGTATATGGCAGGGGGTTCACGCATTACCCGCATTCACGGCCCCTTCGTCAGCGATGAGGAGGTGGAGGAGATCGTCAACCACCTGAAATCCTTTGGCCCGCCCGATTACAAATCCGGCGTGGTCGATGGCCCCGAATCCGACAAGGAAGCCGATATTGATGCGGTTCTTGGCCTTGGTGGCAATACCACAGGCGAAGATGCGTTGTATGATCAGGCGGTGCAGGTGGTTATTCAGGACCGCAAATGTTCCACCAGCTACATTCAGCGCAAACTGGGCATCGGCTATAACAAGGCCGCGCGTCTGGTCGAGCAGATGGAAGATGAAGGGCTTGTCACCGCAGCCAACCATGTCGGCAAACGCGAGATCCTGATCCCCGAACAGGGCTGATGCCCCCTGTTCGGCGGGGGGCTTTATCGGCAACTCTCTGCCTTGTGTAGGGTGCGTGATCAGATCGTGGCTTTGCCGCCGCCGCATCGTGCATTATTTAGGATGTCATGAGTATATCACGCCGTTCCCTTCTTCTGTCCCTGCCAGCGCTTGCGCTGGTCCGGCCAGCCATGGCCCAGGCTATTCCGCTTGCGGAAATCTCGGCCTATTTTAACAGTTTCACCACCGCCGAAGGGGAGTTTACCCAGATAAACCCCGACGATTCACTGGTGACAGGGCGCTTGTTTATCCGCCGGCCCGGTCGCATGCGGTTCGAATATGACCCGCCCGAAGACGCGCTGGTCATGGCGGGCGGCAGTCAGGTGTCGGTGTTTGACGGGCGGTCCAATCAGGGGCCGAACCAATACCCGTTGCGCCAGACGCCGCTGAACATCATTCTGGAACAGAATGTGGATTTCCAGCGCGCGCGTATGGTCGTGGGCCACACGGTTGACGGTGATGTGACAACCGTGGTCGCCCAGGACCCCGAAAACCCGCAATACGGGTCCATCCGCCTGAACTTTTCCGCCAACCCCACGGAATTGCGCCAATGGGTCATCCGCGATGACACCGGCGCTGAAACCACCGTTATCTTGGGCAATATGCGCTTTGGCGGGCAGTTGTCGGCGCGGTTGTTCGATGTGGTGGCAGAAACCGAACAACGGCGGCGGTGATCAGGGTTTGGTCAGCGCTTGTTCCAGCGCTTCGCGGATGAGGCGCTGATAGGGGATGCCACGGTCCTTGGCGCGCGCTTTCAGCGCCGCAATCAAGGGTTCAGGCAAGCGCATGGTCACGCGCGCGGATTTTGGCAGGGTTTCGAAGCGCATCGGCTTGAACTGTGCGAAGTCCAAAGCAGACAGGTCTTGATCAAGGAAATCTTCGGCCTGCTCGTCAGTTGTCAGGACGGGAACCGATGTTGGGGAAGATTTCGGCATAGCGTGTGACCTCTCGGGCGTGCATGTAGCGGGCGCTGATGGGGCGGATTTTGCCGTCCCGCCAGCAAAAGGCTATGAAAGCCGGCCGGCCTTCGGGGGTAGGACCAAGTGCGATGAAACGCTGCTCGGCATTGGTCGAATGCTCCGGGTCAGGCGCAACATGAAGGCCCCCACGGAACATGATTTCGATCTGGGCGCGGGTCAGGCCGTGCTTTTCACATTTGGCACTGTTGCCGTGGTCCCAGTCGAAGGTGATCATAATGTATGTACAAATGTGCGGACAGTCAAGGATTTAGGGTGAAGCTATGTTGTCAGTAAATGATATTGCCGCTGCGGGTTGCGCAGCGCTTTCAAATGCAGCTTAACATCTTCTGGTAAACCAAGATCTTCAAGTTTATGAATCGGTTTAATCCCAAAAGGCATTATTTCTCCTTGCTTATTGCTCAGAATTATTGGCGCGAGTTCCTGAAGATAGCGCGGCTCTGGAAGGCAAAAGCGCTTTTCGTCTCTACAGACCATTGAGAAAAGTGCATTAGATGCGCAGTCTGCCAAGATGAAGCATCTATCATCTTTCTTCTTTACAGCTATGATTGAGAAAGGGTTGAGTCCGCGCAATGAAGCAGCTCGATGGTCGAGTGGAGTCGTTTGAATGCGCTTAACAAAGGAAATAAGTGAACTGTATTGCTGATCTCTAGCTTCTAGCCGAATACTAACAGATTCTCTAGAAATCCCGCAAACACTTAATGCATTCGAAACCCTCTCGAGTAGATACTGTGATACCTTGTTGTAGTAATGTGTTGGCGTTGAACTTGCTTGTGGAAGGTATTCTAAGAGGGATAGCTTGTTTGAGATTACTCCGACCATTCCTACAGGTAATTTAGCGATTGTTCTTGCTAGAAAAATTCTTTCATAGTGCGAAAGATTTTTCGAATGCTTTCCAGACTGTAAGAATGGCAGTCCTTGGAGAGCTGTTTCGATCTTCTCTCGGTTTTCCTCTCGAAAGAAGACAACCGACATGCAGAAATACTGCGTTGGTCCAAAAGATGGATCAGGCGCTACGTTCCGTAGACCCGTATCGCCTGACTCATCAATGAGGACTGTATACATTTCACCTCGTAAATTTCTTATACTTAACCCGCTTCGGCTCCAGCGCGTCAGGCCCCAACCGCCGTTTCTTGTCGTCTTCATAGGCTGCGAAATTGCCCTCGAACCATTCGACATGTGCCTCGCCCTCAAACGCTAGTATGTGCGTGCACAGCCGGTCAAGGAAGAAGCGGTCGTGGGAAATGACCACGGCGCAGCCTGCGAAATCTTCCAGCGCCGCTTCCAGAGCTTGCAGGGTTTCCACGTCCAGATCGTTGGTCGGTTCATCCAGCAGCAGCACATTGCCGCCTGCGCGCAGCAGTTTGGCCATATGCACGCGGTTACGTTCACCCCCTGACAGCAGGCCCACTTTCTTTTGCTGGTCGCCCCCTTTGAAGTTGAACGCGCCCACATAGGCGCGGGAGTTCACCTCGGCATCGCCAAGCTGGATGATGTCCAGCCCGTCGCTGATTTCTTCCCACACGGTTTTCTTCGCATCCAGCGCATCGCGCGACTGATCCACATAGGACAGCTGCACCGTGTCGCCGAATTCGATGCTGCCCTCATCTGGCTGTTCCTGTCCGGTCAGCATGCGAAACAGCGTAGATTTGCCCGCGCCGTTGGGACCGATCACGCCGACAATACCGCCCGGTGGCAGCGCGAAGGACAGGTCTTCGATCAGCAGGCGGTCGCCATAGCCCTTTTTCAGGTTCTCGATCTCGATCACCTTGCCGCCAAGGCGTGGACCATTGGGAATGATGATCTGTGCGCGACCGATCTTTTCACGCTCGGACTGGCCTGCCTTTTCTTCATAGGCGGCAATCCGTGCCTTGGATTTGGTTTGCCGTGCTTTCGCGCCTGCCCTGATCCATTCCAGCTCGCGTTCCAGCGATTTCTGGCGCGCCTTGTCCTCGCGGGATTCCTGGCTCAGGCGTTTGGCTTTTTGTTCCAGCCATGCGGAATAATTCCCTTCATAGGGAATGCCGCGCCCGCGGTCGAGTTCCAGAATCCAGCCGGTGATGTCATCCAGAAAGTAGCGGTCATGGGTGACAATCAGGATGGTGCCCTTGTATTCGATCAGGTGCTTTTGCAGCCATGCGATGGTTTCGGCGTCCAAATGGTTGGTCGGTTCGTCCAGCAGCAGCATGTCGGGCGCTTCCAGCAGCAGCTTGCACAGCGCCACGCGGCGCTTTTCACCACCTGACAGGGTGTCGACCGATGCCGTGTCGGGCGGGCAGCGCAGCGCTTCCATGGCGACATCGATCTGGCTGTCCAGATCCCACAGGTTTTCCGCGTCGATCTGGTCTTGTAGCGCGGCCATTTCATCGGCGGTCTCGTCAGAATAGTTCATGGCCAGTTCGTTATAGCGGTCCAGCTTGGCCTGTTTTTCGGCCACGCCCAGCATGACATTGCCGCGCACGTCCAGTGTGGCGTCCAGGTCGGGTTCCTGCGGCAGGTAACCCACTTTGGCCCCTTTTGCGGCCCAGGCCTCGCCGGTGAAATCCTTGTCGATGCCCGCCATGATGCGCAGCAGCGTGGATTTCCCCGCGCCATTGACACCCACAACCCCGATTTTCACGCCCGGAAGAAAGGACAGCCGAACGTTTTCAAAGCATTTCTTGCCGCCGGGATAGGTTTTGGACACACCATCCATGTGGTAGACATATTGATAGGACGCCATGTGCTTTCCTTCGTGTGAGATGGGGGCTTTGCCTTCCCTAGCGCAAGGACGGGCCGTGCTGCAAGCGGGACAGGGCGGAAATGGAAAAACCCCCGCGGCGTGCGCGGGGGTATATCTTGGGGGCAAGCGGTGCCTTAGTTGGCGACCGGAGCTTCGCCCTGCTGGGCGCGCAAAGCGGCCTGACGCTGGATTTCCTGTTTATACAGGGCCAGAAAATCGACCGTGTCCAGATTCAGCGGCGGGAAGCCGCCATCGCGCGTGACATCGGAAATGATGCGGCGTGCGAAGGGGAAAATCATGCGCGGGCATTCGATCAGCAAAAACGGGTGCAGCTGTTCGGCGGGCACGTTTTCAATCAGGAAAACACCGACATAGTCCAGTTCCACGATGAACAGCGCCTGATCATCTTCCTTGTTCTTGGATGTGATCTTGAACTTGGTGGCGACTTCATACTGGTTTTCCACGTCGCGCTTGTTCGCATCAAGGCTGACCTGCACCTGAATGTCGGGCTGGACATTGCTGCCTTGCAGTTTCTTCTGCGCGGCGACATTTTCAAACGACAGGTCACGCACGAATTGCGCCATAACGCGCATGTTCACTTTCGGGGTTTCGGCTGGCTGTGCGCCGTTGGTTTCTTCTGCCATGTTTACCGGGCTCCTATTGATGGACAGTTATTCTTCGGCGCGCTTGTAGCAGGGGGGCGCGGGTGGCTCAATCCCGCTTTTGGTTTGGCGGCAGGTGGTGTGTGTTTTGCTGCGGATCCGGCTGGCGGACATAGTCGCCGTCAATGACATCATCGCGCGCAGGCCGAGTATGTGCGGCGCTTGCCCGAAGAACCAGACGCGACAGAATCAAGGCGCGCACAGGCGGCAGCAGCAGCAACAGCCCAAGGCCATCTGTGAAAAACCCCGGCAGCAGCACCAGCAACGCGCCGATCATGCGCAGGGCCGAATGCGCCATGGGGCTTGCGGGGCTTGCATCGCGCGCAAGGGCCGCGCGGACGCTTTCGGCATTGCGGTAGGGTTCCAGGCGCATCAGCACCAGACCCAGCGCGCCGCTCAGGAAAACCCAAGCCAGCGTTCCGATGACGCCTATTTCGCTTCCAAATTGAACGAAAAGTGCGATTTCAACGACCGGAATGGCCAGTATGGCTAACAGAATCCACATCTTTCGGCCTCTCGTCTGAAATGATGTTACTTTGGAAGGTAGACTTGACCGTCTTCGCGCCTTACATAAGCATTTGAACCGCCATACCAACCCCTGGCCGAGGTAACAATGGAACCCGCCGTGATCCAGCTTCTTATTCTTGCAGGCATTGCTGTCTTTCTTATTCTGCGTTTGCGCGCTGTTCTTGGAACACGCGACGGATTTGAGTCCAAACCCGTTCAACGCGGTGACGGCACGTCGGAACCGCTGTCAAAACCACGATTTGAGGTGATTGACGGTGGCCCTGATACCGATATTACCGACCATGTGCCCGAAGGGTCCGACATGGCGAAAGTGCTTGCGCGGATGAAGGCGGTTGATCCTGATTTCAGTGTGGGCGATTTCCTTCAGGGTGCCCGTGGCGCGTATGAAATGATTCTGATGGCGTTTGAATCCTCGGATATGGATTCAATCCTGCCGTTCCTGTCGCGTGATGTGTTCAACAGTTTTGACGAAGTTGTGCAGTTGCGTGAACAGCAGGGCGTGCGGGTGGATGCCTCTTTCGTGGGGCTGCGCGAACTGGACCTTGTGGGCGCCACGTTTGACGAGGACACCAACGAGGGCGAGATCACCATCAAGTTCCTGGGTGAACTGACATCTGTGGTCCGCAAAGTTGACAGCGGCGAGATTGTCGAAGGTGACCCGAATGAGATCAAGCGCCAGCGCGATGTTTGGACATTTGCCCGCGATTTGACGGCTGACAGCCCGAACTGGAAACTGGTCGCCACCGGCGAGTGACATTCGGAGGCAGGGGATGACCCGCAAATCCCGCAGGTTGCATCCCGACGATCTTGAACTTTGGGGCCGCGTCGCGAAAAGCGCGCGGCCTTTGAAGTCCGATCTGGCAAAAGCGTTCGAGATGCCGGATGTGGCCCAACAGGTGTTCACACCCGAGCCCGAAAAAAAGCCAAAAAAAGCGCCGCGTCATCAGGGTGGGACCATTCTGCGGCCCACGCCCCCCGGTGCGGCTGTTATGCACGACCTTTTGCCGCCGATATCGGATGCGTTGGCGGGCGCGGCTGTCAGTATGGACAAGCGCAAATTCCAGCGCATGACCAAGGGCAAGTTGCAGCCCGAAGCGCGGATCGACCTGCATGGCATGACACTGGCGCAGGCGCATGCGGCGCTGAACGGGTTTATCCTGCGTGCCCAGTCGCAGGGGTTGCGGTTGGTGCTGGTGATCACCGGCAAGGGAAAGACTGTTGCCGATGACGGCCCGATCCCGCGCAGACGCGGGGCGTTGAAACATGATGTGCCGCAATGGTTGCGCATGGCACCACTGGCAGGCGCGGTGCAGGAGTTGCGCGAGGCGCATCTGCGCCATGGCGGCAGTGGCGCGTATTATGTGTATTTGCGCAAGGCGCGGCCGTGATGTCGGATTTGAGTATTTTTTGCAAGATGAAGGGGCAGGGCGGCCCCTTGGCAAGTGGCCGGATTTGCGGCAAAGGAGCATGTCCGAGCAAGAGGCCAGACAGATGACATTCCGTTTCGATATATCCGCGCGCGATGGCCGCGCCCGCAGCGGCACCATTCATACGCCACGCGGCGACATTCGCACGCCTGCCTTCATGCCGGTGGGCACGGCCGCAACCGTCAAGGCGATGATGCCCGAGTCGGTGCGCGAAACGGGTGCGGATATTTTGCTTGGCAACACATATCACCTGATGCTGCGCCCGACGGCGGAACGCATTGCGGCCCTGGGCGGTTTGCACAAGTTCATGAACTGGAACCGGCCCATATTGACGGATTCGGGCGGGTTTCAGGTTATGTCGCTGGCCAGCCTGCGCAAGATGTCCGAAGAAGGCGTGCGCTTTGCCAGTCATATTGACGGGTCGCGCCACATGCTTAGCCCCGAACGCTCGATGGAAATCCAGCGCTTGCTGGGGTCTGACATTGTGATGTCATTTGATGAATGCACCCCCTTTCCAGCGGATGAGAAGGTGGCGCGCGCGTCCATGGAATTGTCCATGCGCTGGGCGGCGCGGTCGCGCGCGGCGTTTGGTGACAGGCCGGGATACGCGCTGTTTGGTATTCAGCAAGGGTCGGTTTACCGCGACCAGCGCGCTGAAAGCGCCGATAAACTGCGCGAGATCGGATTTGACGGCTACGCCATTGGCGGGCTGGCTGTGGGCGAGGGGCAGGAGGTGATGTTTGAGGTGCTGGATTATGCCCCCCCACAACTGCCGGATGACAAGCCGCGCTACCTGATGGGGGTGGGCAAGCCGGATGATATTGTGGGCGCGGTCCAGCGCGGTGTCGATATGTTCGACTGCGTTCTGCCATCGCGTTCGGGGCGCACGGGGCAGGGGTGGACCGCGCGCGGGCCTGTGAACCTGCGCAATGCGCGACACCGCGATGACCCCCGCCCGCTGGAAGAGGGCTGCACCTGTCCCGCCTGCCGCAACTACAGCCGTGCCTATTTGCATCATGTCATCAAGGCCGATGAAATCATCGGGTCGATGCTGCTGACATGGCATAATCTGGCCTATTACCAGCGGTTGATGCAGGGGCTGCGGGAGGCTATTGTGCAAGGCAGCCTTGACAGGTTCGCTGCTTC
Above is a window of Roseinatronobacter sp. S2 DNA encoding:
- a CDS encoding amidase; this translates as MTEDWLTRPAADQGRAIDAGDLCPLALTEAYLAAIKAHSAGARIYARLTESRALDDAIAARDRARAGLRRHLLDGVALSWKDLFDTAGVATESGSAVLKGRVPDHDAALLQTMTRAGTICLGKTHQTEFAYSGLGLNPVTATPPCVNDPDAVPGGSSSGAAASVAFGLAAVAIGSDTGGSVRIPAAWNDLVGLKTTHGRLTLQGVVPLAPKFDTAGPLARSVEDCALVLAAMEHRPAPDLRGASLSGRRFLVLDGAPFDGIRDMPAQAFEAAVDTLARAGAQITRTSLPCVSDALALSAIIYTPECYAVWRDQIEAAPEVMFAPVLERFRSGRDHLASDYIAAWDALSRHRATYLAQTAGYDAVLLPTAPNMPPNAQRLMDDHAYFTTENLLTLRNTRIGNMLGLCALTLPTGVPSAGISLMCPPMADDRLLRLGAAAETALAAA
- a CDS encoding aminotransferase class I/II-fold pyridoxal phosphate-dependent enzyme, producing the protein MAYPERFSNLPEYAFPRLRALLDHHQPGGAPVAMTIGEPRHEMPPFLADVLNANIGGFAKYPANEGISPLLQSIQGWISRRYGVSLMPENLMVLNGTREGLFNAALALCPERKNGQTPVILTPNPFYQVYAVAALAVGADPRFVAATEGTGHLPDYASLPADVLDRVAIAYVCSPANPQGSVADAAYWRALIALAEKHDFRIFADECYSEIYRDTPPPGVLEIAAEMGADSERVLSFHSLSKRSNLPGLRSGFVAGGVECIRRIRQLRAYSGAPLPEPLQHVAAAAWADEAHVDRSRALYQQKYALADRIFGNVPGYAGPAGGFFLWLPVDDGEAAALKLWTETGIRVLPGAYLSRDVDGFNPGHGFVRVAMVNLIDEMQDALIRLRACLYS
- a CDS encoding DNA translocase FtsK, with the protein product MASYNIDKRDPLLDSRLQAILQKRGRELAGLGLGVLAFVFALMLGSYSPADPGWMVTSDAPVQNSLGRIGAAIASPLMVIAGIASWGIVLFLGGWGLRLVLGRGHEAVLGRGVFLPLAIAVTSIWCASFVPAAQWDMLYGMGGVFGDTVLGAVVNALPMSPAAGVGFMSLSMLFACLMVWGFVMGVSRHEALSFARFLLTGVILTYAGAMVLLRGGISGGLRGAQAASGAVARKVQNHQQARAEHNAYRAQPAQAAYHDREPVVHRAHAAHEPVLTRRNAPVIRPAAYSNDDWHQHDDAVLIDPLVADMPPPAPQHPRAHYNEPPAEEPRGGILSKLKSLSMRGAEPAPMPEPELVERQPHSAAMSAQAPAADRISSRIADAVRHRRHAKPVQVFNPNLRPPPVTAGQRMVQEPPLQAPARSPHHVQAPQPVPAQPPLASATLTAQMAAPAMGNVPMPDWMMAAQPATPAPAPMDEYATPQPSAPMSQEPAMTVRPGQVLQRRVVATAPVKPQTSRQARAEAEPTFPFDTRETVTYELPPLSLLESPGNVQRYSLSDEALEENARMLESVLDDYGVRGEIVSVRPGPVVTQYELEPAPGLKASRVIGLADDIARSMSALSARVSTVPGRSIIGIELPNAHREKVVLREILSARDFGDTQMRLPLALGKGIDGEPIVANLAKMPHLLIAGTTGSGKSVAINTMILSLLYRLTPDECRMIMIDPKMLELSVYDGIPHLLSPVVTDPKKAVVALKWVVGEMEERYRKMSKMGVRNIEGFNGRVREALERGEMFKRTIQTGFDDDTGDPVFETEEFAPELLPYIVVVVDEMADLMMVAGKEIEACIQRLAQMARASGIHLIMATQRPSVDVITGTIKANFPTRISFQVTSKIDSRTILGEQGAEQLLGMGDMLYMAGGSRITRIHGPFVSDEEVEEIVNHLKSFGPPDYKSGVVDGPESDKEADIDAVLGLGGNTTGEDALYDQAVQVVIQDRKCSTSYIQRKLGIGYNKAARLVEQMEDEGLVTAANHVGKREILIPEQG
- a CDS encoding outer membrane lipoprotein carrier protein LolA, whose translation is MSISRRSLLLSLPALALVRPAMAQAIPLAEISAYFNSFTTAEGEFTQINPDDSLVTGRLFIRRPGRMRFEYDPPEDALVMAGGSQVSVFDGRSNQGPNQYPLRQTPLNIILEQNVDFQRARMVVGHTVDGDVTTVVAQDPENPQYGSIRLNFSANPTELRQWVIRDDTGAETTVILGNMRFGGQLSARLFDVVAETEQRRR
- a CDS encoding CopG family antitoxin, with the protein product MPKSSPTSVPVLTTDEQAEDFLDQDLSALDFAQFKPMRFETLPKSARVTMRLPEPLIAALKARAKDRGIPYQRLIREALEQALTKP
- a CDS encoding BrnT family toxin; this encodes MITFDWDHGNSAKCEKHGLTRAQIEIMFRGGLHVAPDPEHSTNAEQRFIALGPTPEGRPAFIAFCWRDGKIRPISARYMHAREVTRYAEIFPNIGSRPDN